Proteins co-encoded in one Taeniopygia guttata chromosome 4, bTaeGut7.mat, whole genome shotgun sequence genomic window:
- the TRPC3 gene encoding short transient receptor potential channel 3 gives MSSKSRKSKEQGRVTFPPQQEEEEEGAEEEEQQRRRRGWRGVNGGPEPPPPPQRAVKTLREPYGYYPPPPFASTMYIEESPSLRRMTMMREKGRRQAIRGPAFMFNNRGTSLTAEEERFLDAAEYGNIPVVRKMLEESKTLNVNCVDYMGQNALQLAVGNEHLEVTELLLKKENLARIGDALLLAISKGYIRIVEAILNHPGFSVNKRLTLSPCEQELQDDDFYSYDEDGTRFSPDITPIILAAHCQKYEVVHMLLMKGARIERPHDYFCKCNDCTEKQKHDSFSHSRSRINAYKGLASPAYLSLSSEDPVLTALELSNELAKLANIEKEFKNDYRKLSMQCKDFVVGVLDLCRDSEEVEAILNGDLNAEPVEAQRHRASLSRVKLAIKYEVKKFVAHPNCQQQLLTIWYENLSGLREQTIAIKCLVVLVVALGLPFLAIGYWIAPCSRLGRILRSPFMKFVAHAASFIIFLGLLVFNASDRFEGITTLPNVTVTDYPKQIFRVKTTQFTWTEMLIMVWVLGMMWSECKELWLEGPREYILQLWNVLDFGMLSIFIAAFTARLLAFLQATKAQQYVDNYIEENDLSEVTLPPEIEYFTYARDKWLPSDPQIISEGLYAIAVVLSFSRIAYILPANESFGPLQISLGRTVKDIFKFMVLFIMVFLAFMIGMFILYSYYLGAKLNPAFTTVEESFKTLFWSIFGLSEVTSVVLKYDHKFIENIGYVLYGIYNVTMVVVLLNMLIAMINSSYQEIEDDSDVEWKFARSKLWLSYFDDGKTLPPPFSLVPSPKSFFYFIMRIINFSKCRRRRLQKDIEMGMGNSKSRLNLFTQSNSRVFESHSFNSILNQPTRYQQIMKRLIKRYVLKAQVDKENDEVNEGELKEIKQDISSLRYELLEDKSQATEELAILIHKLSEKLNPNMLRCE, from the exons ATGTCGAGCAAGAGCAGGAAGAGCAAGGAGCAGGGGAGAGTGACCTTCCCCccgcagcaggaggaggaggaggaaggggcagaggaagaggagcagcagcgCCGGCGCCGCGGCTGGAGAGGCGTCAATGGGGGGCCGGAGCCCCCTCCGCCGCCGCAAAGAGCTGTCAAAACCCTCCGGGAGCCCTACGGATACTACCCGCCCCCCCCTTTTGCCAGCACCAT GTACATTGAAGAGAGCCCATCCCTGAGGCGTATGACCATGATGAGGGAGAAGGGACGGCGACAGGCCATTCGGGGCCCGGCCTTCATGTTCAACAACAGGGGCACAAGCCTGACGGCCGAGGAGGAGCGATTCCTGGATGCTGCTGAGTATGGGAACATCCCCGTGGTGCGCAAAATGCTGGAGGAGTCAAAGACACTGAATGTCAACTGCGTTGACTACATGGGCCAAAACGCCTTGCAGCTTGCTGTGGGGAATGAACATTTGGAAGTGACAGAgcttctgttaaaaaaagagaacttGGCACGGATTGGAGATGCCCTGCTGCTCGCAATCAGCAAGGGTTACATTAGGATAGTGGAAGCAATTTTGAATCATCCTGGGTTTTCAGTAAATAAGCGACTGACTCTGAGCCCTTGTGAGCAGGAGCTCCAGGATGATGATTTTTATTCCTATGACGAAGACGGTACCCGCTTTTCTCCAGACATCACTCCCATAATTTTAGCCGCCCACTGCCAAAAATACGAAGTCGTGCACATGCTGTTGATGAAGGGAGCAAGGATAGAAAGGCCTCATGATTATTTCTGCAAATGTAATGACTGTACAGAGAAGCAAAAACATGATTCTTTCAGTCACTCTAGGTCAAGAATAAATGCATACAAAGGACTGGCCAGTCCGGCTTATCTGTCCCTGTCCAGTGAAGATCCAGTGCTCACTGCTCTCGAACTCAGCAATGAACTTGCCAAGTTGGCCAACATTGAAAAAGAATTCAAG AACGACTATCGCAAGCTGTCCATGCAGTGCAAGGATTTTGTGGTTGGTGTCCTGGATCTGTGCCGGGACTCAGAAGAGGTGGAGGCCATTCTGAATGGGGATCTGAACGCGGAGCCGGTGGAAGCGCAGAGGCACCGAGCGTCCCTGAGCCGCGTGAAGCTGGCCATTAAGTACGAAGTCAAAAAG tttgTGGCCCATCCAAACTGTCAGCAACAGCTACTGACAATCTGGTATGAAAATCTCTCAGGATTACGGGAGCAGACCATAGCTATCAAGTGTCTGGTGGTGCTGGTTGTGGCATTGGGCCTTCCCTTTCTAGCCATTGGTTATTGGATTGCACCATGTAGCAGG CTTGGAAGGATTCTTCGAAGCCCATTTATGAAATTTGTGGCACATGCAGCATCCTTCATTATTTTCCTAGGCCTGCTGGTGTTCAATGCTTCAGACAGATTTGAGGGCATAACAACGCTGCCGAATGTCACTGTTACTGATTACCCCAAGCAGATCTTTAGGGTGAAGACCACCCAGTTCACCTGGACAGAAATGCTGATCATGGTGTGGGTTCTTG GTATGATGTGGTCAGAATGCAAAGAGCTATGGCTGGAAGGACCCAGGGAATACATCTTGCAGTTATGGAATGTTCTGGATTTCGGGATGCTGTCCATTTTTATTGCCGCTTTCACAGCCAGGCTCCTGGCATTCCTTCAGGCCACAAAAGCACAACAGTATGTGGACAACTACATTGAGGAGAATGACCTCTCCGAGGTCACACTTCCTCCAGAAATTGAATATTTTACTTATG CTAGAGATAAATGGCTCCCATCTGATCCTCAGATAATATCTGAAGGCCTTTATGCAATTGCTGTTGTTCTCAGCTTTTCTCGGATTGCCTACATCCTGCCTGCAAATGAGAGTTTTGGACCCTTGCAGATCTCCCTTGGAAGGACTGTTAAGGACATCTTCAAGTTTATGGTCCTTTTTATTATGGTATTCCTTGCATTTATGATTGGAATGTTCATACTGTACTCCTACTACCTTGGAGCTAAACTAAACCCGGCCTTTACAAC agTGGAAGAAAGTTTCAAGACCTTATTTTGGTCGATATTTGGCTTGTCTGAAGTAACCTCTGTTGTCCTCAAATACGATCACAAATTCATTGAGAACATTGGTTATGTCCTTTATGGGATATACAACGTCACAATGGTGGTGGTTCTGCTCAACATGCTGATTGCTATGATCAACAGTTCATATCAAGAAATTGAG GATGACAGTGATGTAGAATGGAAGTTTGCTCGTTCTAAACTTTGGCTGTCATATTTTGATGATGGAAAAACGTTACCTCCACCCTTCAGTCTTGTACCAAGCCCCAaatcttttttctatttcatcaTGAGGATCATTAACTTTTCTAAGTGCAGGAGGAGACGGCTACAGAAGGACATTGAAATGGGAATGGGCAACTCTAAATCGAGG TTAAACCTTTTCACTCAGTCGAATTCCAGAGTTTTTGAATCCCACAGTTTTAACAGCATTCTCAATCAGCCAACACGCTATCAG CAAATAATGAAGAGACTTATAAAACGTTATGTTCTGAAAGCACAAGTGGACAAAGAAAATGATGAAGTCAATGAAG GTGAATTAAAGGAAATCAAACAGGACATCTCCAGTCTTCGCTATGAACTCTTGGAGGATAAATCCCAAGCAACAGAAGAGTTGGCAATTTTAATACATAAACTCAGTGAGAAACTAAATCCTAATATGCTGAGATGTGAATGA